Sequence from the Panicum virgatum strain AP13 chromosome 5N, P.virgatum_v5, whole genome shotgun sequence genome:
CCTCAGGAGGGCTGAGCTGATACAATCTCGTGGCCAAGTACTCCGGCCCTAGCAGAAGTGTCTCCACCGGATACTGAGGATTGGTGCTGGCGCCGAATGTGCAATCCATGTAGAAATCTGGCCCCGTTTCTTGCGAAAACTAGCATATTTGCAGGAATCGCTGTCAATTAATGGCGATGTTGAGCTTTTTCGTAAATACTAAATACAGTACCATGGAGCTCGGGGGAAGCGGCGTACCTCTTCGAGGACGAAGGTCATGGGCTTCCCAACGGCGGGCATGGCGGCCGAGGCGAAGACCGCGACGGCGACGCTGTCCGGGTACCTCTCCATGGCCAGCGCGAGGCTCAGCCCGCCGAAGCTGTGTCCGACGAGGACCGCTTGCTCccccggcggcagcgcggccaCCGTGTCCAGCAGCGGCCGGCTGTACTCCTCGAAGGACGCCACCTCCTCGGCGCGCGCGGGGCTGGCGCCGCACGCGGTCATGTCCAGCGCCGtgacgcggtggccggcggatgACAGGGCGGTGGCCACCTTGTACCAGCACCACGCGCCGTGGCcgaacccgtgcaccagcacGAAGTGGTGGTGCTGACGCTGCTTCTTGCCGCTCTCCATGGTCTCTGCGGTTAGACGGATCAGGGCGGCTTGCTCGAAAGAACACTTCTATCGGAGGAAGAAGACTAGAAGAGGACATATGGTGAtaattcttcttttcttccactgaaaaatattatttatttatttatctattttcAAACTTGTCCTGTTGTGATGAGTTGGTAGATGTAGAATCATGTTTCAATGATTGAACAACCAGTttcctttttaaaaaaacatcTCTCTCACTCTTATATTCAACCTGTTGGGCTGGTGGATGGCTGGTGGGTGGTGGATAGTGGCGGATCAAGAATCTCAATTTAAGGAGGctaatttttcctttttttttccttctcactttttcttcttcctcctcctccttttcttcttcttcctcttcattcATGGTTGAAAATTATTGGGGGGCTCCATTGGATCCATGGGGTAGTGGGAGCTCTAGCCCCCTCTGCCCCCACGTTGGATCCGCCCCTGGTGGTGGATAATACTAatttattgtgagagaaaaatactgttggctgacAAGTAATTTGTATTGATTTGGTCTGTTTTGGCTAACCAGCCAGCCCAACAAACTGATTGAGTGCCTAGTTATCTGCTAACACATTTTATATGGTTAAATCTGTCAGATTTTTTATACATGCTGGACAGTTGCAGCACAATCCTAAAGCATAATCAaacttaggccttgtttagtttccaaaatattttgcgcagtatccatcacatcgaatcttcggacaaatgcatgaagtattaaatgcagttgaaaaaataattaattacacagtctaactaattaacacaagctgaatcttttaagtctaactagtcaataattgaacattatttgtcaaataacaacgaaatgtgccacAGTACCAAAAACCCaatttttttcaccaactaaacacacccttatagAAATTTGATAGAATTGTACCAAAAAAATATGTTATCAGAAAATAAATAGCAAAAGTCTTAAAACTAAGATTGTCTCGCAGGGTGACGGGAGGGGGCCGAGGGGCGACCCCTGCCGGCACCCAAGCCCCCACGCGAAGCCTCCTcctggccgtcgccgtcgccgtaggGTGAGCGACGGCGACGACCTGCGGCGGCACCAAAGTCTGCACTCGCTCGCACCTCCGCACTTCTCGTTTTCCCCTCCTTTTCCCGCTGAGCTGATCCCTCACTAGAATCTCCATTCAACGGGGCGGACGGCGGATCCGGCCTCGCAGCACCCGGATCTACCCCATGGTGGCGCGGGAGGAGCCGCCACGTTCTGGTCTATGGTGGAGCAAAACCGGCGCCGTGACGCGG
This genomic interval carries:
- the LOC120676928 gene encoding probable esterase PIR7A; this translates as MESGKKQRQHHHFVLVHGFGHGAWCWYKVATALSSAGHRVTALDMTACGASPARAEEVASFEEYSRPLLDTVAALPPGEQAVLVGHSFGGLSLALAMERYPDSVAVAVFASAAMPAVGKPMTFVLEEFSQETGPDFYMDCTFGASTNPQYPVETLLLGPEYLATRLYQLSPPEDLTLAMAMVRPSQRFQDDVVLKGNVLTAEGYGAVKRVCVVAEDDASWSADFQRRMAWWNPGAEMRGLQGADHMLMLSKPRELSELLVEVADRYCREAHTHT